agccttctccagtggaaccaacgcaacctgaagatgtgtctggcatcagcgagccacgatctgcggatagaagcactgttgctgcaggtgtgagtgcccagttgcaatcacagcgtggacgcaagcgagcatcacaaaaagatgaagctgatgcaattatcgtggatggactccaacgggtagaggacatgtgtcgcagtgagctcaaagacctgaggcgagaaattaccgagctgcaagcacgcgagtctgtatactctgctaatgagtggaagctacttttcttgtcctatgtgcctgtagcacaaaatatcccggcacatagaaaccttatgtttagacaaagactgaacgagcttctagaggaatttgtgggcccccaggaacccgctccatcgggaacaagaagactggacatgccgccctacaaccctcaatatagaggccggggtgaaacgagcgtggaacctcatagacaatgtagcagtccatcatatagttgggcagacaatactcccgtgcagtaccaaagtctttagtaccgttcactgtccccagccaggtgcaattaccgcgttgcaagtttgttttttgtttttttgttatgttttttgttgtgaatttctattttccttttttttcatccctatgggatatcatatgttaaacctgtgtaccaacagtttgttggaaaaatccataaacatttagtaaactgtttcaaatttaagattcttgtatgactttaacttttaacacaacataactttttacacgacataaggtaactttttacacgacatcaggttaaacaactttttacatgacataaggtaactttttacactacgtaactttttacacgacatcaggttaaacaacataactttttacacaacatcaggaagactttacaatattttcacacgtatctgtcttgccatggaacatggccttcatgtgtgaaataatgtgcaaattgatcacgaatcctcattatttgtgctgttgaccgaactgcattcgattcaatgctactgaggttcaactcgcaatcatcggggtctacctcctggggttcatgtctcgccacaaaattatgcagacagatgcacgccttcacaacacggtccacattttcaggttgcagttgcatgcaggttagtaaaatctgccattttaatgtcaaaatcccaaaggcacactccacataacgtctggcccggctcaagcgataattaaaaatgcgcctgctggagtctagactacggcttgagtagggcttgaggagattttgtcctagttggaaggcctcgtcaccaactaaaacatagggcaaacttgggccttcggtccccggaagaggtcgtgatgagggtatgtttaaacgttggctgtacaaacatcggcccatgttggagtctctgaagactctggaatcgttagtccggccataagcaccaatatccacagcaacaaaacggtacctggcatccgcaatcgccatcaatactatagaaaagtatttcttatagttatagtagagggaaccactatgcgcaggtttctgaatccgaatgtgctttctgtccacggcaccaatacaattggggaaattagccacatcctcaaactgttgggaaatcgctagccacatttctgatgttggtgttggtagcacaagtggttgcaagttgttccaaatggcatcacaagtttcccgaaccagttgacaaattgttgacttcccaagtctaaactgataatgcagtgacgcaaaagtttctccggtagccagatatctgtcgacattcaaaaacaaaaagcaaaaaaaaattaggattttaatgatcatctaatggctagttacaatagaatatacaattgctaaatgaacattaggccacacgataccgagatctagtctttgtcaatataatgataaaaaaaatgtataattacctcacagtcactactaaacgttgctccgcactgatgctttcacgaaaagtgctgcgatgatgatgtatctcatccttcacatgcgagagcagaacatcaaaggtctcaatggacatccgtagatagcgttggaatttgaagggatgatcccgaagctgcacatacagggtgtgaaaggcaccatatgtactccgcaagaaattcacttcgtggatccaatatctcctttgcgaactacgctttctctgccgaagtcgcaaccgcatcaagcgaaatctgacgagctcagacacaaacatcttgctagcagaagttcactcaatgctttcaaaatggagaatgagtctgtgcccacacccgacaatgacaaaagggaaaaaaaaaaaaaaaagaacaactttattgacagtgacaaacgcagacaaacggatacttcgtaaacggacatcaaaatgaaaaaacgcgatcacatgcgttaacgctagcgttaccgtgacgatgaatttcacatatttttgctccttttctgtacatgcgtttaacgcatccgtttaacgccatgtacttgacgcaatgtgaacctagccgaaCGCTGCAAgctgcgttgaaggtccgtcagaaaaaaaacgttatgtgacaaacgcataccaatttagggatgcgtcacgatgcgttagacaatgcaagtctatgggcgcgttggtatgtgcgttacattgcgtttttactacttaaaaacgagtccgttagacggacacacctagcgcaatgtgaacccagcctaagggaatCTGTTATTAATCTAAAATAGGACAAAAAAGTACAGAAGTTTCCACACACTGTCAATTTATGTTTATGCTTTAATTATATGTTATTCTGATTCCAGGGCAATAGATGAGGTATGGCAAACGATCTTCGTAATCGATGATGAGGATTTTCCATCAGAGGACAAATTTGAGTTTGACTGAACTGAGAATAAAGAGAGGAGCAGCAGATGCAGAGTCTTTGGTGAAAACAAGTCAGATTGTAAAGAGGAAATTGAGATGGGTTTCCAAGAACAGATGACACCCTGTGAAAAAAGGAAAGTGAGAAAGTAGCACATAAGGAATAAGAGGTGCAGGAAGAAAAGTCCAGACCAAATATTTAAGAGCTTTTTAACCATAAGATATTATACACAAAGCGAGGCACCACATTATCACGCCTAGGTCATCTTTAGTCATTAAAGTTTCATGACCCCTACCATCTGGTGCTTCCTAGCAAATAGAGGCCAGGGGTGCATTTGAATTTTCTTAAAGGGAAACTATCACGTGAAAAAACGCTactaacttgcagatatggggttaatctgcaggttaatagcattctgaacctgcatAGCGCCCGCACTTAGACCCCCCCCCCGCTGCCagaaggaaatgaactttatttctcctggTAGCATTCAGGGTTCAGTCACAGAGGCAGTGCCATCAGCATATAGAGAGTGGCGGCTATAACTGCATCCCTGTCACAGACTGACAGCCATCCTAATGCTGATCCAGCTACATTCAGTGTTATGGGCTGTCACTATCTATACACTGAGCGGTGACCAAGCACGCGccaccaccacctccatgattgaaACCCGAAAGCTGCGgtggaaaataaagttaatttACTCCTGGCAGTGGGAGCGCTaggcaggttcagaacactatcAACCTGCAGATAAATCTcacatctgcagattaatagcgttttTTCATGTGCCATGTTCTCTTTCAAAATTTGTTTTCCCAAAGTATTGATTCCCCAAGAGTAAGTACATTGCACTGTTCAGCCGGTGAAGTAGCCTGAGCTGATATAAAAGAGCATCTCCCAGACATAGATGGTCTGTATTGCATCATTTGTACACAAGTTTAAAGGGTAATAATAATTATAAAGGCAAATGCATTTGAGATATCTTTCAAAGCCTAACCATAAATATTGCATTCTTTTGATGGATTTGCATTGCAGCATGTATTATCAAATGAAGTTTATCACCTACAATACTCATATTTAACTATTGATACATTAACATAGGGAGTTAGCCCCTATAAAATCATACATATGGTACagattttaattatttttgtaaaATGTATGTTAAaaagttattagatatgttggttTTGGTTCACTGTTTTTTTGTGGACAAGTGCTAAGAGCACCTTTATGCCTCTTCAATTACCATCTTTCACCCCTCCCTTTATGATGAATGACAGCGTTCCATGGAGCACTCACTGCATTGAACGTTCAACCCTGACATTACAGGGTCCGAGAGCTCACTCAATACAAGCATGTGTGAGCTCCCTCTGATCCCCCTCTACTGTCCCCTTACTGCACACAGGATTGCACAAGAGCAGACAGGCGATGCTGACAAGAGGGAGATGAGAGTACATTCTGACACTGCATCAGCCTAGCTCATATGGTTCCAGCTATCTTATGTTTCACAAACTAGCGCAAACATTTAACGCAGTTTTCGATGTAAATAAAATCAGTTCAAGGGAAACtggagaattttttaaaaatacatatgCAAGTTATGAATCAGGCAAAAACATTTGTAAACCCTAAATTGCACACCCAGTGAGAAACTAATGAGAAAACAAAACACATAAAATAGACTGTAAAAAAGGTACAAAGTAAAAGAATTAGGCACAAATGAAAAacaattgaaaaacaaaaaaaagtagaaCGGCAAAAGGCGCAGATGCAGCAATTAATTTGGACccaacattttttttcttgtcAAATCAGTGACTACTACAGTATTATGCTGGGATTTATCAAATTTTGCCAGGTTTTATTGTTTTAAGCTTTGGTTACCAACCTATTCACCAACAGCCAGTGATTTTAGCCCATTCCACCCTGGTGTTATTTTTCCTCAACCAGGTATTGAACAAATATAATACTATGTAACTTGTAAAGTGTAACAAAATTATTTGATCCTCTTCTCactatggcttacaaatactaatgcaaATTGTAATTAAAATATGCAAGTTTAAATAAAAGTCTAAATCTGCAATTTGTAATTGCTAAAGAAGAATGCTTCTTCTAATCATTTCATTTCCCACAGTTTGGAGGCCCATTcagtcttattattattatttatataacaccattgattccatggtgctgtacataataaGGGGTTACATATAGTTATCACTTGCAGAAAATAAACTAACAATTATAGACTGGTACAAAGGGAAGAGGACCCTTCCCTTGTGGATTTaaattctacaggatgatggggaaggaaacagtaggttgggggttgctgcAGCTCCAGTGATGTTGAGGAGGTAGttgagtcattgcaggctgtaagctttcttgaagagatgaattttcaggttccgtctgaaggatttgAATGTGGTAGATAATCGGACATCATGGGGCACAGAATTCAAGAGGAAGAGGGATATTCGGGTGAAGTCTTGGAGACGATttggtgaggaatgaataagtgtggaggagagaaggaggtctaaaggtaccatcacattaagcgacgctgcagcgatatagacaacgatgccaatcgctgcagtgtcgctgtttagtcgttgtgtggtcgctggagagctgtcacacagacagctctccagcgaccaacgatcccgaagtccccgggtaaccagggtaaatgtaaaaaaaaaacactacatacttacattccggtgtctgtcgcgtcccccggtgtcagcttccctgcactgtgtaagcgccgaccgtaaagcagagtggtgacgtcaccgctgtgctctgctttacggccgcccggcgctgacacagtgcagggaagctgaggccagggacgcgacagacaccggaatgtaagtatgtagtgttttttttttcatttgcaatggtaaccagggtaaatatcgggttactaagcgcggccctgcgcttagtaacccgatgtttaccttggttacaagtgaatacatcgctggatcggcgtcacacatgccgattcagcgatgttagcgggtgatccagcgacgaaataaagttccagactttcagctccgaccagcgatgtcacagcaggatcctgatcgctgctgcgtgtcaaacacaacgatatctctaaccaggacgctgcaacatcacggatcgctatcgttatcgttctaaagttgctcagtgtgaaggaacCATAAGGAGGATTGAAGATTATGCAAGGGAAGATTtcaagagattagttcagagatatacataggagacaggttttggatggctttgtaggtcagtgttagttgtttgaactggatacgctggggaATTCGGAGCCAATGAAAGGATTTGCAGAGAAGAAGTTGGAAGAGTAGCGAGGAGATTAATTAGTTAGACAGCAGAGTAGGAcagcaaccagggattcaagcttgaaaagGACAATTGCCATCTTCCATGTTGTATAGTAAGAGTTATTTTTTAAtggtttcaacactccaattaatcaaTACAAATTTTTATATGGTTTCAATCagtttaatatataatatatatatatatagctacttTTAGGGAGGGTAGCAAAAGGTCAATTGTTGTTTAGTAAATGACTAGTTATTTGTTATTAGTAAATGTATTTGTTGTTAGTAACTGAGCAGGTATTTGTTGTCAGTAACTGACTGAGATACATTGCACAGTAAAAGATATAAAAGAGGATTGGAACCTTGGGGAAGGAGGAgagttggagagagagagagatagatacagAGATGGACACAGCCTGATGGACTTGTATGAAAATTGTGATgcacatgtatttattttactttaatgcttatgtgttatttgagtgactatttattatcttttattaagcaAATTCAATTTAGTTTTCCCAATTCTTGTGTGAACATTTCTTATTCATCACAATCATTGAATTCGTTAAAAAacacaggtgccttctgggaaaaaagaagagtctccctcagcaagaagatcgctgggtacagccgggaccagctgctttggaAAGCATTGtgaaaccagggattgaagcttttttttttttgcctctaggacgttattgcaagaaagcttggttgATTGAGTAGATTATACAAGAAGCAAAACACACAGCATATTACACTTGATGGTTACACACAGTAGATTACACAATAAGGAAggcacatggcagatgtgacaaaccACATAGTGAGCGGCAACATGTGCTAAATTTTCACAGATAGACCAGAAGAATAATCCAACTTACTTGCCAGAAGTGTAGACtactggcccttttagaagaaaaggtgaagggtctggaagaaagaattgcaGCTTTGAAACACCGCAAAGAAAATGAAGACTTCCAAGTGAAGGTgaagaaagtgtcagagaacctccaaaagcagacgaGTTGAagtatgtgaccaaaagaagcaagaagaccatggagacatTACCAACCACACAACCAAGAAACCGATACCAAGGACTTGTGGAGGACCAAGATGGCACAACTAAGGATGAGACACTACCAGAAAGCAAAGACAAAAAGGGGACACAGCAACACCCAGAAGTGacaacaaaaagtacagccaagaagcaaagaAGAGTAGTAGtgatgggagactcactactgagaggcacagaagcagccatctacaGACCAGATATAACCTGCTGCCTCCCAGGTGCGaaaatcaaggatgtgaccgataggatactaaAGCTCATCAGTTCCATGtaggtccacccatttcttctgatacatgttggcattaatggcacggcaaggaaggaccttccgacaatctgcaaggactttgaagagttggggaagtaaAGGAACAGGATGCATAgatagtttttttttctatccttccagtagacgggcatggcaccaggagaaggaacaggatccttgatgcgaacaactggctaaggcgGTGGTGCAATcaacaaggattcagattcctggaccacggtgtgaattacctgtatgacggattcctcaccagagacggactacacctcaacaaacctgggaaacacacattcgccagaagactcgctacactcatcaggagggcgttaaactagaagagaggatgggaagaaaaacatttgaCTCGAAAATGAAGCCAGAAAATATGCTGATGAAGGATATGAGTTGCGACCTCaagacccaagacaacatactcagaagggtggtaagaaaatttctaaaacaatccacagggaggagagtggaacaaaacaaaatcctctaaactgcatgctcgcaaacgccagaagcctgacaaacaagatggaagaactagaagcagaaacatCTACAGGTAACAATGACATAGGGGGAATAActaagacatggttagatgaaagttatgactgggcagttaacttac
This region of Ranitomeya imitator isolate aRanImi1 chromosome 1, aRanImi1.pri, whole genome shotgun sequence genomic DNA includes:
- the LOC138680579 gene encoding uncharacterized protein gives rise to the protein MEKSTTSKKKIADAVHTRWKSIRDRFVRDYRNSQNAPSGSSGKRVTPYVHYDQLLFLQKTLSQRSTICSTAAPRPTEELEPSPVEPTQPEDVSGISEPRSADRSTVAAGVSAQLQSQRGRKRASQKDEADAIIVDGLQRVEDMCRSELKDLRREITELQARESVYSANEWKLLFLSYVPVAQNIPAHRNLMFRQRLNELLEEFVGPQEPAPSGTRRLDMPPYNPQYRGRGETSVEPHRQCSSPSYSWADNTPVQYQSL